The Alteromonas stellipolaris genome includes a region encoding these proteins:
- a CDS encoding DeoR/GlpR family DNA-binding transcription regulator: MKTSRSVDQRRAGIIKWVNTHGYAQVELLAAQFSTSEVTIRKDLAALADQKKLIRQFGGAAPLSASQGETNVVNLPSSIKQNIGKLAASRIQQGSKIVLDCGSTIAALLPCLRDIPNLVVMTNALDAASQLTKSNNEPTILMTGGTWDPASRSFQGAMAEQLVSAYSFDMAFIGAAGIDVNRGTTTFNELTGLTRAMARAAHEVVVMATSNKLSNKMPNLELGWENISTLVTDNGISDEDKYLIEQQGVTVLVAAQNGE, translated from the coding sequence TTGAAAACGAGTCGTTCTGTAGATCAGCGCCGCGCTGGCATTATTAAATGGGTAAATACTCACGGCTACGCGCAAGTTGAATTGCTCGCGGCCCAGTTCAGCACATCTGAAGTGACTATTCGAAAAGATCTAGCCGCCTTGGCAGACCAAAAAAAGCTTATTCGCCAATTTGGCGGTGCCGCACCCCTATCTGCTTCTCAAGGCGAAACCAATGTAGTGAACTTACCTTCATCAATAAAACAGAATATAGGTAAGCTTGCTGCTAGTCGCATTCAACAAGGCTCAAAAATAGTGTTGGATTGCGGCAGTACCATCGCTGCGCTTTTACCCTGCCTTCGTGATATACCCAACTTGGTAGTAATGACCAATGCCTTAGATGCAGCGAGTCAGCTGACCAAAAGCAATAACGAACCCACTATTTTGATGACAGGTGGCACCTGGGATCCCGCATCTCGTTCATTCCAAGGTGCAATGGCCGAACAATTGGTATCGGCATATAGTTTTGATATGGCGTTTATTGGTGCAGCGGGTATTGATGTGAATCGCGGAACTACGACCTTTAATGAATTAACAGGGCTTACTCGCGCCATGGCACGAGCTGCTCATGAAGTTGTTGTAATGGCAACGTCGAATAAGCTGTCGAACAAAATGCCCAATTTAGAGTTGGGCTGGGAAAATATCTCTACTCTTGTGACTGATAATGGCATCAGTGACGAGGATAAATATCTAATTGAACAACAAGGCGTAACGGTGCTGGTCGCTGCGCAAAACGGAGAGTAA
- the glmU gene encoding bifunctional UDP-N-acetylglucosamine diphosphorylase/glucosamine-1-phosphate N-acetyltransferase GlmU produces MAFSVVVLAAGKGTRMKSSLPKVLHKVGGVPMVQRIINTVQALEADSIHLVYGHGGDKLKATITGENLNWCLQEEQLGTGHAVQQAAPHINDDEDVLVLVGDAPLIREETLAKLKAVKAECDLALLTVELDDPTGMGRIIRKDDNITAIVEHKDATDAQKQICEINTGMMMMSGSDLKRWLGALSNSNAQGEYYLTDVIEMAAKEGKRIQSAQPQEVVEVEGVNNRIQLAHLERALQLRQANELMTNGVALADPQRFDLRGTLTTGQDVTIDINAVVEGNVILGNNVTIGPNCVLKNCEIADNAVIEANSIIEEAIVGESCTVGPFGRLRPGAVMHAKSKVGNFVEMKKTVLGEGAKVNHLTYLGDAEVGANANIGAGTITCNYDGVNKSKTVIGQNAFVGSNSSLVAPVIIGDNATVGAGSVITTEVESAALAVARGKQRNIANWPRPTKK; encoded by the coding sequence ATGGCATTTTCAGTGGTAGTTTTAGCCGCAGGTAAAGGCACGCGCATGAAGTCTTCGTTACCAAAAGTACTTCACAAAGTGGGCGGAGTGCCCATGGTGCAGCGTATTATCAACACCGTTCAAGCCTTAGAGGCTGATAGTATTCATTTAGTTTATGGTCATGGAGGCGACAAGCTAAAGGCCACAATAACTGGCGAAAACTTAAATTGGTGTTTGCAAGAAGAACAATTAGGCACGGGTCATGCGGTGCAGCAAGCCGCGCCGCACATTAACGATGATGAAGATGTACTTGTATTAGTTGGCGATGCCCCCCTTATTCGCGAAGAAACCTTGGCGAAACTAAAAGCAGTAAAAGCCGAGTGTGATTTAGCCTTGCTTACCGTTGAATTAGACGACCCTACAGGAATGGGCCGAATTATTCGTAAAGACGACAACATCACCGCCATTGTTGAGCACAAAGATGCTACCGATGCACAAAAGCAAATTTGTGAAATCAATACCGGCATGATGATGATGTCCGGAAGCGATTTAAAGCGTTGGTTGGGTGCGTTAAGTAATAGCAATGCACAAGGTGAGTATTATCTTACTGATGTGATTGAAATGGCTGCTAAAGAAGGCAAGCGTATTCAATCGGCACAACCACAAGAGGTGGTTGAGGTTGAAGGGGTAAATAACCGCATTCAATTAGCACATCTTGAGCGCGCACTGCAGCTTCGCCAAGCAAACGAACTAATGACCAATGGTGTGGCACTGGCCGACCCTCAACGTTTTGACCTTAGAGGCACATTAACCACGGGGCAAGACGTCACCATTGATATTAACGCGGTGGTAGAAGGTAACGTTATTTTAGGTAATAACGTGACTATTGGGCCAAACTGCGTTTTGAAAAATTGTGAAATTGCCGATAACGCGGTTATTGAAGCAAATTCTATTATCGAAGAAGCCATAGTGGGTGAAAGCTGCACTGTAGGGCCATTTGGTCGCTTGCGCCCTGGCGCGGTTATGCACGCAAAATCTAAAGTGGGTAACTTCGTGGAAATGAAGAAAACCGTGCTAGGCGAAGGCGCTAAGGTTAATCACCTTACTTACCTCGGTGATGCTGAAGTGGGCGCTAATGCTAATATTGGTGCTGGCACCATTACTTGTAACTATGACGGCGTGAATAAATCTAAAACCGTAATAGGTCAGAATGCCTTCGTAGGTTCGAATTCTTCATTAGTGGCCCCTGTGATCATTGGTGACAATGCTACGGTAGGTGCTGGCTCGGTCATTACCACCGAAGTAGAAAGCGCCGCATTAGCAGTAGCACGAGGGAAGCAGCGCAATATTGCGAACTGGCCTCGCCCGACAAAAAAATAA
- a CDS encoding sensor domain-containing diguanylate cyclase → MNTFRTLHRSILVLFAVVVLAIVTLVHFSISKIVAEQSRAQQQSLSPAVSLIVEQLLKPLHTSEALGHSTELVTLMEGDEVDEAAIFNTLNRLEREFGLSFFIASENAKRQFNSDGTTIDLIEGEVSWYFKYRDGPQDAVADIGKWEDTHFYIDLKVFDDDGRFLGFFGVGKSLRSFINVFDSYKEQYGYDFLFVDEKGDIMLSSDPSLVASYSDFTNLSELPWYASLPITVQDEQALNNKLVTIDQKDFLIAEVKLNQFGWTVFLLSPLEDRQTEISQAFIFSVVTLLVVVFSLFLLIYNLLYYFRRDMQPDLIVRHANRLPDRTNLELIYQSLLKEQRSISVILISVDDFGHIIDAHGRNAGDDVLDKVVAYLSDHLREQDVLGRWSSEEFIILLPQTGPHEAFDTAQNLRHGIATLTPLSESPQLQLTASFGVSFTATTRSMNEVTAHAEDALYQAKRDGHNLVRMQLIE, encoded by the coding sequence GTGAATACTTTTCGAACACTTCACCGAAGTATATTGGTGCTGTTTGCCGTCGTGGTTTTGGCTATTGTTACCCTGGTACATTTTAGTATTTCTAAAATTGTAGCGGAGCAAAGCAGAGCACAGCAACAGTCATTGTCGCCAGCGGTGTCTCTTATTGTCGAGCAGTTATTAAAGCCTCTTCACACATCTGAAGCGTTAGGCCATTCCACTGAATTAGTTACCTTGATGGAAGGCGACGAGGTTGACGAAGCCGCAATATTTAACACCCTAAACCGACTTGAAAGAGAATTCGGTTTATCTTTTTTTATTGCCAGCGAAAATGCCAAACGCCAATTTAATTCTGATGGTACTACCATCGATTTAATTGAAGGCGAAGTCAGTTGGTATTTTAAATACCGTGACGGACCACAAGATGCGGTGGCAGATATTGGTAAATGGGAAGACACTCATTTTTATATCGACCTGAAGGTTTTTGATGACGATGGCCGATTTTTAGGTTTCTTCGGCGTAGGAAAAAGCTTACGCAGCTTCATTAATGTCTTCGATTCTTATAAAGAGCAGTACGGCTACGATTTTCTTTTTGTCGATGAAAAGGGAGACATCATGCTGTCTTCCGATCCTTCTCTTGTGGCGTCGTATTCTGATTTTACCAATCTTTCAGAGCTACCTTGGTATGCCAGCCTCCCGATTACGGTACAAGACGAGCAAGCCCTTAATAACAAGTTGGTGACTATCGATCAAAAAGACTTTTTGATTGCGGAAGTTAAATTAAACCAGTTTGGATGGACGGTGTTTTTGCTAAGTCCTTTAGAAGACCGGCAAACCGAAATATCGCAAGCCTTTATCTTCAGTGTAGTAACTTTATTGGTAGTGGTTTTCTCGCTCTTTTTGCTTATTTACAACTTACTTTACTATTTCAGACGAGACATGCAGCCCGACTTAATTGTGCGTCATGCTAATCGTTTGCCCGACCGCACTAACCTAGAACTTATCTATCAATCGTTATTAAAAGAACAGCGTTCTATTAGCGTTATTTTAATCAGCGTAGACGACTTTGGGCATATTATTGATGCCCATGGCCGAAATGCAGGCGATGACGTGTTAGATAAAGTGGTGGCGTACCTTTCTGATCACTTACGTGAGCAAGATGTGCTTGGTCGCTGGAGCAGTGAAGAGTTTATTATATTGCTGCCTCAAACAGGGCCGCACGAGGCCTTCGATACTGCACAAAACTTGCGTCATGGTATTGCCACATTAACGCCCTTAAGTGAGTCGCCGCAGCTTCAATTGACTGCCTCTTTTGGGGTATCATTTACTGCTACCACTCGTAGCATGAACGAAGTTACCGCCCATGCAGAAGATGCGCTATATCAGGCGAAAAGAGATGGGCATAATTTAGTGCGTATGCAGCTTATTGAATAA
- a CDS encoding DMT family transporter produces the protein MGLRDIAALLLLASIWGGSFIFMRVAAPEFGIYVLVAIRTVLATCVLLPILMLTGGVNQIFRYWFPIALVGLANTAVPFVLFNYSSLHLEAGVNAILNATAPMFGALVAWLWLGDKLTPTAIAGLALGFLGVTVISQQKLGEGDISFVPILTALLATTCYGIAASMMKRWLQGVRPLVVATGSQAMASIMLAPFALSTLPATMPSTNAWLNAVALAILGTAIAYILYFKLIANVGPAKAISVAYMVPLFGIIWGVLFLQEHLSLQTIIGGVMILTGVALTTGVIGMIKRSRAAKTA, from the coding sequence ATGGGCTTAAGAGATATTGCTGCACTATTATTATTAGCGTCTATTTGGGGCGGCTCATTTATTTTTATGCGGGTGGCGGCACCAGAGTTTGGTATTTATGTACTGGTAGCCATTCGTACCGTGCTTGCTACCTGTGTGCTATTACCTATTTTAATGCTGACCGGTGGCGTGAACCAAATTTTTAGGTATTGGTTCCCCATTGCATTAGTAGGGCTAGCGAATACTGCTGTGCCCTTCGTATTATTTAACTACAGCAGTTTGCATTTAGAAGCTGGGGTTAATGCCATTTTAAACGCGACTGCACCAATGTTCGGCGCGTTAGTGGCGTGGCTATGGCTGGGTGACAAGCTTACTCCCACTGCTATCGCCGGATTAGCGCTTGGGTTTTTAGGGGTAACGGTTATAAGCCAGCAAAAGTTAGGGGAAGGTGATATTAGCTTTGTGCCTATTCTAACCGCTTTACTTGCCACTACCTGCTATGGCATTGCGGCCAGCATGATGAAACGGTGGCTGCAAGGCGTGCGGCCTTTAGTGGTGGCTACTGGAAGCCAAGCAATGGCATCTATTATGTTAGCGCCTTTCGCGCTAAGTACATTACCAGCCACTATGCCAAGTACTAACGCATGGTTAAATGCCGTGGCGCTAGCCATTTTAGGTACTGCTATTGCTTACATTTTGTATTTCAAACTAATAGCGAATGTGGGCCCAGCAAAAGCGATATCAGTGGCCTACATGGTGCCATTATTTGGCATTATTTGGGGCGTATTGTTTTTGCAAGAACACTTGTCGTTACAAACCATTATTGGTGGGGTAATGATATTAACAGGTGTGGCACTCACTACCGGTGTGATAGGTATGATAAAACGTAGCCGGGCAGCCAAAACGGCGTAA
- a CDS encoding methylated-DNA--[protein]-cysteine S-methyltransferase, translated as MTVCKSYLESPQGLIEIAATSKGISAITFVDSVNADVDGGVHSNDLTETAKAQLAAYFNGSLTQFDLPFDTKGTAFQQAVWKALCDIPYGETASYADIANKLNNPKAVRAVGMANGRNPIAIVVPCHRVIGSNKTLTGYAGGLERKQYLLKLEGAQGVLWA; from the coding sequence ATGACAGTATGCAAAAGCTACCTTGAGTCACCACAAGGGCTTATTGAAATAGCAGCTACTAGCAAAGGAATTAGTGCCATTACTTTTGTTGATAGCGTTAATGCTGACGTTGATGGCGGCGTTCACAGTAATGACCTTACTGAAACAGCGAAAGCACAGTTAGCGGCTTATTTTAATGGTAGCCTCACCCAATTCGACTTACCTTTTGATACCAAAGGCACTGCATTTCAGCAGGCGGTATGGAAGGCTTTATGCGATATCCCTTATGGCGAAACCGCCAGTTATGCCGATATTGCCAATAAGCTAAATAATCCTAAAGCGGTCCGTGCCGTGGGTATGGCCAATGGGCGCAACCCTATTGCGATAGTGGTACCATGTCACCGAGTTATTGGAAGCAATAAAACCCTAACGGGATACGCAGGTGGGCTTGAACGTAAGCAATATTTATTGAAATTAGAAGGGGCGCAAGGCGTACTATGGGCTTAA
- a CDS encoding DNA-3-methyladenine glycosylase 2 family protein, with translation MNMDIKDSAHVDNEHRDTYAKARVSRDARFDGRFFVAVKTTGIFCRPICPAKLPDEKNVAYYNHAAKAMSDGFRPCLRCRPDSAPSSFAWLGVGTTVTRALTLLSDIPVQSISTISSRLGISERYLNKLMVSHTGLSPKQYQDLQRVLFAKQLLQQSTMTLTDIAFSAGYASTRQLQRAVQTYCKKTPTELRSKRHSALPEISLRLHFRPPYHWPQVRDFLALRAIRGVEMVFENTYSRYISVKGESGFISATFNERANGFDVKMRLPNLAYVYKTVEQIKQLLDLHAAPELIEKSLLAAGLPENLLTKGLRLPGTWTVFESGCRAIVGQQVSVKAAINQAGLLAQHLGAVVTEEPVEPNQHYCFPEPEAVANSDLAFLRMPNARRHALRNFAVLFCNGNQPTYDEILSIKGVGQWTLDYLKMRGERDPDVYLAGDLIIRKMAEKYPVLPQEAAPWQSYLTLQLWQLSNS, from the coding sequence ATGAACATGGACATAAAAGATTCAGCGCATGTAGACAATGAGCACCGCGATACTTACGCTAAAGCTAGGGTAAGTAGAGATGCCCGTTTTGATGGCCGCTTTTTTGTGGCGGTGAAAACCACGGGTATATTTTGCCGGCCAATTTGCCCTGCCAAATTGCCTGATGAAAAGAACGTGGCCTACTATAACCATGCTGCTAAAGCCATGAGTGATGGCTTTCGTCCCTGTTTACGATGCAGGCCAGATAGCGCCCCGTCTTCTTTTGCATGGTTAGGTGTAGGCACAACAGTGACAAGAGCGCTAACGCTATTAAGTGATATACCCGTGCAGTCTATATCCACCATTTCAAGCCGATTGGGTATAAGTGAGCGTTACTTAAATAAACTCATGGTGTCGCATACGGGGTTGTCTCCTAAACAATATCAAGATTTGCAACGGGTGTTATTTGCAAAGCAGCTGCTCCAGCAGTCCACCATGACGCTTACTGATATTGCTTTTAGCGCGGGGTACGCCTCTACAAGGCAGCTTCAGCGGGCAGTGCAAACTTATTGTAAAAAAACGCCTACCGAATTACGAAGTAAACGCCATTCTGCACTACCTGAAATATCCCTTAGGTTACACTTCAGGCCCCCTTACCATTGGCCGCAAGTCAGAGATTTTCTTGCCCTGCGGGCTATTCGGGGCGTAGAAATGGTGTTCGAAAATACCTATAGCCGATATATCAGTGTTAAAGGCGAATCGGGATTTATCAGTGCGACTTTCAACGAGCGCGCAAATGGCTTCGATGTAAAAATGCGTTTGCCAAATTTAGCTTACGTGTACAAAACGGTTGAACAAATAAAGCAGCTGCTCGATTTACATGCCGCCCCAGAGTTAATTGAAAAATCGCTATTAGCAGCGGGCTTGCCTGAAAATCTATTGACTAAAGGGCTGCGCCTTCCTGGTACCTGGACCGTATTTGAAAGTGGATGCAGAGCTATTGTAGGGCAACAAGTCAGTGTAAAAGCGGCAATCAATCAAGCGGGGCTGCTTGCACAGCATTTAGGGGCGGTAGTCACTGAGGAGCCTGTTGAGCCAAACCAACATTATTGCTTTCCTGAACCCGAAGCGGTGGCAAACAGTGATTTAGCTTTTTTGCGCATGCCAAATGCTCGTAGGCATGCACTTCGTAATTTTGCGGTGCTATTTTGTAACGGTAACCAGCCTACTTATGATGAAATATTGTCAATCAAAGGCGTTGGTCAATGGACACTAGATTACCTTAAGATGCGAGGTGAACGTGATCCTGATGTGTATTTGGCTGGCGATCTTATTATAAGAAAAATGGCCGAGAAGTATCCGGTGTTGCCGCAAGAGGCGGCGCCATGGCAAAGCTACTTAACACTACAATTGTGGCAGTTGAGTAATAGTTAA
- a CDS encoding serine hydrolase domain-containing protein → MLQTTRNLVPRLIRISLFFFTLIVTFPALSADWLSDYANYVQREAAKYNVPGYTFVYYEQGKTPQVYVYGRTHKGGKRITEDTVFRLASVSKTFTALLSAKLVEQQRLHWDTPISTLLPDIPFNVEGMETLQLQHIVGQSSGFMPNAYDNLIEADYSLQRVLTSLSELDPLCIPGECYTYQNALFGALEYYLTNNYSSYSREVQTQLFTPLGMNTASVGKGGLLASASWARPHIAIARDRWREGAVESNYYRFSPAAGVNASITDMTIYLQALLGEFPTVISPDMIDEVTTPRVKTQRETRRRGWRGMLKDAHYGLGWRVYNFDGKRINYHGGWVKGYRADVAFAPDYKTGYVMLMNAESNMINSTTAEFWKRYFKQAEAKD, encoded by the coding sequence ATGTTGCAAACCACGCGCAATTTAGTACCGCGCCTGATTAGAATTAGCCTATTCTTTTTCACGCTTATCGTGACATTTCCCGCATTAAGCGCCGATTGGCTTTCTGATTACGCCAACTATGTGCAGCGCGAAGCCGCAAAATATAATGTGCCCGGCTATACCTTTGTTTATTACGAGCAAGGCAAGACACCACAAGTATATGTTTATGGCAGAACTCACAAAGGTGGAAAGCGCATTACTGAAGACACGGTCTTTCGCCTAGCCTCGGTATCAAAAACTTTCACCGCCCTACTTTCTGCCAAACTGGTTGAGCAACAGCGCTTACATTGGGATACCCCCATTTCTACCCTATTACCTGACATACCTTTCAATGTAGAAGGTATGGAAACATTGCAGCTTCAGCATATTGTGGGGCAATCTAGCGGCTTTATGCCCAATGCCTACGACAACTTAATTGAAGCTGATTATTCATTGCAGCGGGTGTTAACCTCATTGAGTGAGCTCGACCCATTATGCATACCTGGCGAGTGCTACACCTACCAAAATGCGCTGTTTGGGGCGCTCGAGTATTATCTAACGAACAACTACTCATCTTATTCTCGGGAAGTACAAACACAGCTCTTTACTCCGCTGGGCATGAATACAGCAAGCGTAGGAAAAGGCGGATTGCTTGCGTCTGCTTCATGGGCGCGCCCACATATTGCTATTGCCAGAGACAGATGGCGTGAAGGCGCAGTTGAAAGCAACTACTACCGTTTTTCACCCGCTGCGGGTGTAAACGCCAGCATAACTGATATGACTATTTACTTGCAGGCTTTGCTCGGCGAATTCCCTACGGTGATCTCACCTGACATGATTGATGAAGTCACTACACCACGAGTTAAAACCCAGCGGGAAACGAGACGCAGGGGTTGGCGTGGCATGCTAAAAGACGCCCATTATGGACTAGGCTGGCGAGTTTATAATTTTGACGGCAAGCGTATTAACTATCATGGTGGTTGGGTAAAAGGGTATCGTGCCGATGTGGCATTTGCGCCGGATTATAAAACCGGATATGTGATGCTAATGAATGCCGAGTCGAACATGATTAATTCCACTACGGCTGAGTTTTGGAAGCGGTATTTTAAGCAGGCTGAAGCTAAAGATTAG